CCTCCCTCAGCTTCCATCTCAGCAGGATGAGTTGTCTGCTTTGAGGATAATGGGCCCTCCTCacctttccttttcattgcGTTTGAGAATGTATCAACGTTGAAGGCACCTGGGATTTGCTCCTTGCGTTCGTAATGACTGTATTTCATTGGCTTTTCTTGGTGTTGCGCCAAACCCTCATCATTTGCGTTTGGATAATCATTAATATCATGCTCATTATAATCTTCAACGTCATCCAAATAATCCAACCCATATTCATTGGGCTTCGTAGCAGTGGTCTTCGGATAGTCCTTACTCAAGTCTTCATCCTTCATAGGAGGTGGCATAACGATATTTTGAGCTGTATTCTTAGCAGCGCCCGAGCTTTGCCCCTCATTACGACTGAAGATGTTGGTACTTGCGCCTTGTGAACTGACAACGTGCTGCAAGTTGTTTTTGGTACCTGAGCCATTGTCACTCTCTAAGGGTCTCCATTTTGTGTCCGAAAAGTCGGATTTTGGGGGAGGTACAGTTGTATCATCGTGGGAGCGATCGCTCATATCACGAGGTACAACAACATTCTGCAGgttcttgttttcatcaGCAGTAGTACTATACTCAATTGGACTCCAACCGGAAGCTACCTTAGACTTGGCATTTTTATCCTGGTAATGGTCACCTGAACCCAAAATATCATCCCTTTCACTcctgaatttttcagcgGCGTTTTCAGAGATAGTTTGCTGTTCAGCCATTGTCTTTTCGGGATATTGCACGTTCTTCATGTTATCATCATAACTAGGAGGTTCTTGGCTTGGTAAATCACTTTTAGCACCCATAGTATCTCTGTACTTAGGATCCATAGTTTGTCCTCTAGTTACATCAGACCCGGAAATTTGGTCATTCTTCAAACCAGTTTGTTGACTCTCGTCCATCTTAACCTTTTGAGCAATTTCTCTCATAGTATCCTGTGGAGGGCCAGTAGTCGTACTAGGATACGTTCTTGGACTTGTTTCCGTATACACACTAGGATCTACAGCGCTCAGGCCAGTACCTGTTGTGTCTCGGAAGCTGCCAGGAATGGTGTCATGGTCAGTACTGGAGCGCTCTTGAGGAACTGAGGCACTGTGTTTGACATCGGTGTGTCCGTGTGTATTGGCTGTAGCATTCCGACCAGTGCTAACATTGGCGTGTCCTTGGGCAGCAGAATGCGTAGTCTTCACGCTGGCGTGACCATGCGTAGAAGTGGCACCGGCAGCACCTGCACGGGCTTTAGATTGCTCATGGCTAGCGGGAGACGTAGCAGTCTTCAACTTGGAGTGACCGTGCATGGCCGTAGTGCCGATGGGTCCAGAACTTACCTTAGAATGTTCATGACTAGTGGGAGACGTAGTTTTGATATTGGAGTGAGTATGCATGGCGGTAGCCCCGGAGGGGCCAGTGCCGACCTTGGTTTGTTCATGGATATTGGGAGAGGTGGTTTTAACTTTGGGATGCTCATGTGTAGAGGCCGGTGTTGTTGTCTTGACATGAGAGTACTTGTGAGTAGTAGTGACATGAGGGCCTGCACCAAACTCAGGGCCAGTAGGGGCAGAACTCATATCAGACGTTGTTACGTTTGTATCGGGACCACTGTTAGGGCTGACATCAGTGTCGGTGGCTAAGTTTTCCGAGCCCTTGTTGTGCTTCTTCCTCCAAGGCAGAAGAATGTTCTTCGCCTTAGTTTCCAAGTTCTTAGCCGTTGATTCTGGCTGTTCCTTTGGCAAGTTATATTCAGTCGGTTTTGTAGTACTGAAGGACTTTTTGCGTTGAGCGGAGTTAGAGTTAGAATCATAAGAGCCGGGCTTGCCATCCGAAGAGAAGTTATTATCCCCCTCTTCACCCTGGACGTCTTTGGACAAGGGCTCGTTCATGTTCATATCTTGAGTGGGATGGTATTCCTGAAAACTCTCGACTGGGAAATCTTCGCGGTGCTCAGACTTATTCTTATCTCTACAGAtacatataaaaaaaggaatttttttcagttaGTTAGTATTATATattaattttcttgggGGGGTGGTATTATTAAAGAATTAAATTCGtttttattactattaATTACACTAGAGTGCCGGATATTATTGacgttttttttcttgatctcttcaaatgacgaagaaaaaattaagtGATCAGAGGAAAGGGGAGGAGGAGAGGAGGAGAGAGAAATGACGATCTTCGAGTTGAAAATTAGCACATTGCGCATGAATTAAAAGACATGGCAGAAAATTAGATGAGGATTATGCGGAATAGTGGGGCGGCGAATGGcgagaaagaaaaataaatacacACTACCCTTCGGTAGTATCATTCTTCCTATTCGCGGACAGTCACAGGCCCAGCAAGACCACCGTCCCCAGCTGGTTCCATCTCAGAAGAGGGTGCATGTTTCctagttttcaatttttggaaaaacttGCCGTCACCAGCTTGTGTGGCAGGCTGGGGCTGTCCGATCACGGGGGCCGCGGCGACGGGACCGGGGCCCACTCCGTCCGTGGTTCCGCTGTTGTAAGTAGACTTCTCCATTTGCGCACCGGTATCAACAGAAGGGCTTTCGTACTGGGCGTACATGTCGTGGTCCGAGTAAGAGGAGCGGCCCTTGTGGGTAGCGCTAAATACGGTCGACCAGACGGCGTTTATGAGCATCAAGAAGACCGAAGTCCAGATGAACGCGAAGTTCTTGGCACCCAACTTTGCAGACCTCCCGCCGTTGTGGAAGGCCTTTCTAGCCTTCACATAGCAGCCAGTGTACAAGCACGCAGccaagatgatgaagaagaacgCCAACCAGGACAGCACGCAGTACAAGACTGGCACTGATTTGAAGGGAAGAAACGTAGCCAGAAAAGCGGGCACGAGCGCCAAGACGATAAAGAATAGCGCGATCAGCAGCATGGCCCATCCGACCCTGGACAGATAGTAGTAGGCGTCCCGGTTATTTCTGAACGACGAGGGCAAGTTGGATGAGTCTCCAAAGTTGTCTCTTGGGGAGAAAGGCTTGGCGGGGGCCCGACTGGAGCAATTGGCCAGCTGCCCATCTTCATAGCCGCACCAGTTGTAATTGTACCATCTTGTGGTGGCGGGAGCGCTGTTGAAGCCGCTTGTATCGGCCTGTAACCAGTAGAAACCATCCAGCGTCCCGGATTCTCTGCCTCCGGAcagaataagaaaaaacgtCAACAAGCCAGCACCAAGTAGGAATAAAAACACGAGCAAATTAACGAACCTTTTAAAAATCATAGCGGTAGTCTAATGGTTGTTGTATTGTTGCAGcttgtaaaaaaaaaaagtatagTGTGAGCGATAAGCGTTTACCTCtttctttagtttttttaGTTTACTATACTATTTTGGAAGGCTGCATCTAGGGGACAACAAATTACAACAATTTAGGCAAGATCAAGCCATCATGCAAAACAAACATCCTTTTATATGCCAACCTCTGCCGGACAAACCCcctctctctctctctctctctctctctctaGACTATCCTTGTTTTACCAAGAAGGAACCGAAACCGTTCAATGGCTGAGCGGTTGTTTCTTCCCACTCCCCTCTTTCCCTTCTTTCCTGTGAGAGTACTCGGCTCCCTTATATTCCGCGCACCCTTaaattttgttgttttgtCTCTTGTTTTCTATTAGTTTTTCTATTAGTCCTAGAACGTCACTGCCTTCCTGCACCGCCGCGCGCTGGTATCGTGTCTCACGAGGCGGGAACTGCCTCGgcgtcatcgtcattgtCCTCCTCTCTTTTGACGGTGACGCCATCTAGTGCGGCAAGAAGTTGCGGAGGATTAGCGGTAGCGGTAATCCCGTAAACAAGACTCCCTGAATTGGAAGTCGCGGCCGCCATCAGGTGGGCCAGTTGCTGCTGCAATTCCCGAAACGTGCATTCGATCGGATACCAGATCTGCAGTGCCATGGCAGTACCAGGGAGCGACTTGAACGAGGAGGTTATGTTGAACTTGAATGGATGGCCGAGAAATCGTGCCAGTTGGTTGTGTGTTTTTTCAAGGTGGTGACCCTGCAAGTAGGTGTTTGAGCCGTTGAAAAAGTATGCAAAGTTCTTGGAGGAAGTGATGTGTAATTGCAAGGCTCGGTGAGGGTCCCGGCCATCTGTGATGTGGAAACAGATGTCCGAGGGGTGGTATTCTATGGCGATGATGCGGCCCTCACAACTGTATAACGTGTTGCTCTTGCGCGTCTGTTGGGGCCTTGTGCGGCGGTGGGCCAGGGAGTTTAGGAGTTGGAACACGTCAGTGAACTCGACGTCGAAGGACGACACGTCTGCGTTGAGATCTGGTATGTATTCGTTGAGGGCTGGCGCGGTCTGTAGCTCTGCTGGCTCGCGTTCTTGTCTGTGGTTTGCTACAGCGGGCTTTAATCCCGCGAGGTGAGAGTCGTTTCTCTGAATGGGGAAAAACGTTCTGTAGTCTTCGAAGTAGCGTGAAATTGCCGATTCGCCAATTCTATCGAACGCCCGCTGGTAAAACGAGGCCAAATGCTCGCATTGCGACGGTGAAGCGATTCTGTCTGCCTGGGAGCGTGGGACCGGCACGCAGTCACGCAGGATGGCATTCAGTTTGCCATTGTAGATTTTCACTTTTACGTTCATCTTGCACACTATCCCGTATTGCGAAACGTTTTCGTCGCGGCCGTTCCGCAAGCTGCTTAGCCGCTTAGCGAATATTTTCTCGATGCCCGAATCGAAGCCCTCGAATTGGTTCTTGTACATGATAGCCTTGAAGCCTTCATTGAGCTCCAACTTGGCCTCGTAATCCACTAGGTATCTGTCGTAGAGGTAGTTTTGGACGATGtcatttttggtaaagtCGGTGAAGACAAAGGAAATGAACGCCGGTTTGTCAAACGAGCAGGACACCAGCATGCCAAACATCGTCACGTATTTTGCTTCGAAGGTGTTTAGCTGCAGCTCACGAAACTCGATGGTGGGGTCTTTGTTTGCCAGTTCACGTATCTTCGTGCGAAGCGGGTTGACCAGTGGCGATAATGGCGCAGGTGCCTTCACCTGCGTGTCCGTattgatgtttttcaagttcCAAACGGCCAACCCGGGTCTAATGGTCTCGTCATTTTCCCACataatcttttcaatctcCACGGAAATGGGATGCGGCTTGTTCAATAGCAGAATATTCGATATCTTGCTGCTTTGACAGTTTAAGGTGCCGAACAGCTCACGGATCCGTTCTGTTGTGGGGATGATGATCTCGATGCAGTTGGTGCCCGGTATCAGCACGCTATCAGGGGTCTTGGAGGATGGTAAAAATGATGTAAAATATAGTTTCAGCGTGCAGCGTTTGAACTCACTTATACTGCTGAACTCAGGCGGGTACATCCCGACAAACTTGCCCTGAAATCTTTCAACCGTGCCCACACCGGCTAACGAAAGCCGCTCATAATCAACAGGTGTGCCACCGGTCGTGAAGGAAagcttccttttctttttccccTCGAAATCACGATCGACCCAATTGTCTGGCACTCTCGCCTTCCTTTCGGGTGTCTGCGTCTGGATATACGATCTTGAGCTCAAAAACGGACTAGTGGAAGAGGCTGTTGAGGCATCGGAGTCCTCAATGGGGTCCGCGGTGTCATTGAGGTCTTCTCTTCTGCTAGCTGTGTTTGCAATTGATTCAGCTGCGTTGAGCGTCATAAGCTGGGAGTTAAACTCATTCTGCGATTCGAGGTAAGGCACGCCCATTCTGTTCGGAACAAAAAAGGGATCAACTGGTTTGGGCTTCGATTCCTGCAATAAAAGTTCTTGTCGCTcttgaatgaattttttcaattccatGTCATAGTCGATCAACTTCACAAACTTGAAGCAGTTTTTCTCATccttatttattttgattaaattgttgaaaatatcTGTGAGCGATTCCTTCAAATGCGGTTTCAGACTAGGTCCCGATAGTGAGCCATTGCTTCCGCTAAGTTTAGAGTCCGTGGATATAATGTTTATTACACTCATTCTATCCAGCGGTTTGATATCTTCTAAAAATAGCGTGTAGTTCCCGTGTTTTGACACATATAGGGCTTTGCAACTTGAAAAGCATAGTCTTTCTAGGTGAATGTCTTCCAGTACCAATGCTGAGCGTGAATCCAAATCTGGAAATTCGATATCAAAATATTGACAAAGTAAGGATATCGTCATCCGTGCCAGCCTTTCTGAACTTCTATCTTTGAACTTCAGTTTAATTATATAGCGGTTCTCCACTGGATCTTCCCCGCCCATGAAATTAGAAAAGCTTAGCAAACATTTTGTTTCAGTCAAATGTATGGAGGTTAAGAGTGCCACGAACTGGACAGGGACGATTGCCTTGCTGGGATACCTTTCAAACTCTTTAGTCGACGTTACAAAAACGCGTGCTCTATGCGGAGAACTTTCAGGTTCTTCTAATGTATCCATTTTCATGTGGATTTTTCCATAGCCTTGCAAAGCCAATGAGCTCATGTAAAAGCATATTTCAAGCATTGATATTTCTCATCTTATCGAGTTTTCGCGTTTCTTCTGTACgtaaaaaaatttggaatgTCGAAATTCATGAGTACGTTAACTTACGCATTTACATGGAGCAGGAAACCCTTAATAGGAATACTACGTAATTCACACACATCCAGTAGCTGATTTACAATGAAGATTGTCTTGCAAAAGGTTAGCCAAGCATCTGTAGTAGTCGATACGAGGGTTATCTCGAGGTACGttttagcttttttttttcacctttgATAATTCCCAAAACCTTTCACTAACACCTTACTCATATACAGTATTCAACATGGCTACATGCTATTAGTAGGTATATCTACGGAGGATTCGATGGCCGAGATAGATAAACTATCTAAAAAGGTGCTCAATCTGAGAATATTCGAAGATGAATCTATGAATAtgtggaagaaaaatatcaaagaGGCCAACGGTGAAATTCTATCCGTGTCTCAGTTCACACTGATGGCAAGAACCAAGAAGGGGACCAAACCCGATTTCCATTTGGCTCAGAAGGGCCACATTGCCAAAGAACTTTAcgaagaatttttgaagctaCTGAGAAATGGTTTgggtgaagaaaaagttaaGGATGGCGAATTTGGAGCCATGATGAGTTGTTCTTTGACCAACGACGGCCCGGTTACAATCATCCTTGATAGTGACTAATAATATAGATGAGTTTTATAGACATATGCACGACTATGAATAAAAAACGGCATAATTTATCAATATTCTCTTCTTAAGAGGGGCTTCATAACCATAATTGCGTACAAGATAAAGGCGCCTCCTCTGGGGAGAATTTAAGTGTAAGATTGGTTGGTTAGGTGGAATAGTCTAGAATTATTTCATATGAGAATGAGCAGAcgaattttcaaaaagccTTAAGGGCGTACgtaatcaagaaaaatggggaaaaaaagggacAGAGATGCACTAAAATGCATGGAAGTACCAAACGATTCCAATTATAATATATCAATTAATGAGTTTATTGAGCTGgcgttcaaaaaaaaaaaaaaagaaaaaagaaacacaTTACGAAGGAAAAGGGATATATATACCCTTAAAATAGCAATACTCAAGAAGCATTTGAGGTTTGAATTAGTAATAGATGTCACGTATACTTGATGATCTAAGCATGCATTCTAAAATGACAAAGTTTTTAAGGGATGTTGGAGCCATATCTTAAGGGATAACGGTGGGTAGGTTATGTATTCCCTTAACACAACATATAAAAGGTTCAGCCAAATGATCTGAGTCATCGAATGCGTTTCAGTTCTCATTGACCGAAGGTTAAGGCCTTTTTTACCaaataagaaataaaaagcaagaaGGTACACCATATCAACACTATGAAACGAGTCACCGGAGTTTTTTTAACAATCTTAAGATTTTTGCAGTTTGCATCATCTGTTTTGGTGATGTCACTTTTGGCGTATGCCATCCATGCTTATGGCAATAGAGGTAACAAGAAAACCAACTTTACGTTAGCAACAGGTGTTATTAGTGTTTTTTATCTGATTGCCTTAGGTATTTTATGCTTGGCTCTTCCTACGTTGATCTACATAGGAATGTATTTCTGTGCCGAGTTGATTATGTGCATGCTATGGTTAGCAGCCTTCGTCGTTCTTGCAAAAGCTCAAGGTGAACGTAGCTGTGGGAACACAAATGCACAGGGTTTATATTACAATCCATATAGTGGTGAATACACTGCCGACAGGCATAGAAGAGCTTGTAATGCTTCTCAGGCTGCAATTGCCTTTTCCGGCCTCTGCTTTGTCTTATTTTTGACTAGTGTGATATTACTGGGAGTTAATGTTTTGACACCAATCAGGAGACGTTATAAAACTCAAGGAATGTGGAAAAGTGGTGCCTCCATGGGGACGAAGCTTCATAGGTGGAGTGGGTTGGCTTTGAGCGAACCATTTGAGGAAACAGCACCCTACGATAATACTAATGTTAGGACTGGAGATGTTGAAGCGGGTGCAGGTGATAATACCGCTTATACTTCTGAGCCGAACGCTGATGCGCGCTATACTACTAACGATCCTAATGCCCAGTATCAGACTAGTACTACTAACACGCGCTACACCACAACCACCGCCGATCCCAACGCACGCTACGCTACTAATGATCGTAACGCGGGTTCTGCAAATGTCGCTAACACTGCGGCGGACCAACATACTTATTCTACGGATGAATCAGGTGATCGGTCCTATCAGGAAAAGCTTGCAGAAGGAGCCGCTTCTGGTGCAATGAGTGGCAGTACTGCAGACCCAAACAGGAACATTAATCCTATGCCATGAATTCGAttgatttccttttgttcGTCTATGTcatctcattttttttcttccttcatttttcacttgATGAATTTATTTGTCTCCGTTCTAGTGACATCTTTAGAAAACCCTATCAGGCGCAAATAATGcttaattcttttttatataataatTTAATTTTATTAGTTTCTTTCCATATTCTTTTATCGCGAAAGATATGGCGTCTAGTCTAGTCCCCATTTGAGGTGCCATCTTGACAAATCTCAATTAAATACTAACATCATTATCCCTGAGTTCTTTATCAGCTTGTGTTTCAACACAGCAGAGAACAACGTTATCAAACAAGTCCATTTCTTCTCGTTAAAGACTTGACAGGACCAGAGAGAAGGGGGGGCCTccgcaaaaaaaagttgtttCGTTTCGGTCTTCCCTTGTTTTACCATTATTAAAAATGTTGATAAATATTAGCCATTCTTGAACTCAAAACAGTTCTGCAGAATATTAATATAAATattatttacatatataatgCCCCTCTATcattcatcaaaaactAATCTATTCATTCCTTAAAATCATTACGAGGTGGCCTTCCATCTTCACTTTTCATATACAAATCAATCGCAGCTGAAAAGGCAGCAAACCCAGCACCACCCATTAAAGCAGCTTGTGGTCCAGCCTTGTATGCCAAACCGGCACCGGTAAAGAAACCTGCCGTCACTCCGTTATATATATCGTTTTTGGCTCTGAGCGATTCTATGACACATTCAACGCCGGCATAGATCATCCCAATGtaaccaaaattttttgcacTGGAATAAGATTTTTTACCCATATCGGTAAACTGAAGTTTCATTTGCTGCCGAAACGGCAAGTCGGATATTTGTTGAACAGTTCTTGATATCCCGCCCACACCCACATTTCCTGCGGCAGCCGTGGCAGCTGTGGCAGTATTAGCTGGTGTAGGGGTATGAAGTGGTGTATCATAAGCCATTGACGCCATAAACAGACCTAACACACCACCCAGTGCAAACCCAGTTACTCCACTCACCACTGATTTTCCTGGACAAGAAGTCATGAAGTTCATGATCATTTCTGCCCCTCGCTCTCCCTGCTCCTCTGGAGTTAACTCATTGTAAGGCTTTTTCTGGGATGGGCTTATCTGTTCCAGACCGAATCCTGTGTACACCATACTCTTATAAATTGTGCAGAATTACGAATTTCTTGTGTTCTTCGGTAGCTACCTCCCTTATGTACACGTTCTGCAGCGACAAAGAAGTGTCGTATGCTTAGCCTGTTTCAAGTAAACTAGGTAGCAAATGAATCCAGTCAGTTGTAGCGTGGTTTCAAGAGAGGATGAACTTGCGTAGATCCGTCACATCTTTTTCTACATTGCACAGCTCGATGCCATTCTGTTAGCGAGATCAAAAATAGTGACATATAACTTTGCACGAAACTACAAGATACCATCAtagcatatatatacgtacCAGCAAGGAATAAATTACTAATAGGATGCCTAGGCCCCAGCATCGA
This is a stretch of genomic DNA from Saccharomyces kudriavzevii IFO 1802 strain IFO1802 genome assembly, chromosome: 4. It encodes these proteins:
- the HBT1 gene encoding Hbt1p (similar to Saccharomyces cerevisiae YNL195C and HBT1 (YDL223C); ancestral locus Anc_2.54), producing the protein MNMNEPLSKDVQGEEGDNNFSSDGKPGSYDSNSNSAQRKKSFSTTKPTEYNLPKEQPESTAKNLETKAKNILLPWRKKHNKGSENLATDTDVSPNSGPDTNVTTSDMSSAPTGPEFGAGPHVTTTHKYSHVKTTTPASTHEHPKVKTTSPNIHEQTKVGTGPSGATAMHTHSNIKTTSPTSHEHSKVSSGPIGTTAMHGHSKLKTATSPASHEQSKARAGAAGATSTHGHASVKTTHSAAQGHANVSTGRNATANTHGHTDVKHSASVPQERSSTDHDTIPGSFRDTTGTGLSAVDPSVYTETSPRTYPSTTTGPPQDTMREIAQKVKMDESQQTGLKNDQISGSDVTRGQTMDPKYRDTMGAKSDLPSQEPPSYDDNMKNVQYPEKTMAEQQTISENAAEKFRSERDDILGSGDHYQDKNAKSKVASGWSPIEYSTTADENKNLQNVVVPRDMSDRSHDDTTVPPPKSDFSDTKWRPLESDNGSGTKNNLQHVVSSQGASTNIFSRNEGQSSGAAKNTAQNIVMPPPMKDEDLSKDYPKTTATKPNEYGLDYLDDVEDYNEHDINDYPNANDEGLAQHQEKPMKYSHYERKEQIPGAFNVDTFSNAMKRKGEEGPLSSKQTTHPAEMEAEGGANLGKYEFSNLSSNNKPTDLNKNNSGPTPTRSNLIDQIEPRRTKTTENITSNAGNTNAAELGSSGNVDTAKTGGIWAKNFNSTPFDNTKTVGAHPENSDVTAFDNTGTTDTAYAKSRNADTAAYDNTRNADTGYTQSENVGTADFGSTTTDKSENVVGTQERPSEEQTASAHDSSGREHFSDHDIDVNKNTKVLDEDALGHKHEMESRNKHRTDIGDTDTANTYAAEVGNFPSLIDPHVPTYGFKDAATSQNQALPSQSEATPAQTTDYSIHNETTSQGRKVSVGSMGSGHSKDHHSHHHNKQNSSKGSDYDYDSNYSAEHTPRHHPHEHAEGEHEYEGEEQGEEHTGKQSFMGRVRNSISGGTFGFRSEI
- the FMP45 gene encoding Fmp45p (similar to Saccharomyces cerevisiae FMP45 (YDL222C) and YNL194C; ancestral locus Anc_2.55), whose protein sequence is MIFKRFVNLLVFLFLLGAGLLTFFLILSGGRESGTLDGFYWLQADTSGFNSAPATTRWYNYNWCGYEDGQLANCSSRAPAKPFSPRDNFGDSSNLPSSFRNNRDAYYYLSRVGWAMLLIALFFIVLALVPAFLATFLPFKSVPVLYCVLSWLAFFFIILAACLYTGCYVKARKAFHNGGRSAKLGAKNFAFIWTSVFLMLINAVWSTVFSATHKGRSSYSDHDMYAQYESPSVDTGAQMEKSTYNSGTTDGVGPGPVAAAPVIGQPQPATQAGDGKFFQKLKTRKHAPSSEMEPAGDGGLAGPVTVRE
- the CDC13 gene encoding telomere-binding protein CDC13 (similar to Saccharomyces cerevisiae CDC13 (YDL220C); ancestral locus Anc_2.56), with product MDTLEEPESSPHRARVFVTSTKEFERYPSKAIVPVQFVALLTSIHLTETKCLLSFSNFMGGEDPVENRYIIKLKFKDRSSERLARMTISLLCQYFDIEFPDLDSRSALVLEDIHLERLCFSSCKALYVSKHGNYTLFLEDIKPLDRMSVINIISTDSKLSGSNGSLSGPSLKPHLKESLTDIFNNLIKINKDEKNCFKFVKLIDYDMELKKFIQERQELLLQESKPKPVDPFFVPNRMGVPYLESQNEFNSQLMTLNAAESIANTASRREDLNDTADPIEDSDASTASSTSPFLSSRSYIQTQTPERKARVPDNWVDRDFEGKKKRKLSFTTGGTPVDYERLSLAGVGTVERFQGKFVGMYPPEFSSISEFKRCTLKLYFTSFLPSSKTPDSVLIPGTNCIEIIIPTTERIRELFGTLNCQSSKISNILLLNKPHPISVEIEKIMWENDETIRPGLAVWNLKNINTDTQVKAPAPLSPLVNPLRTKIRELANKDPTIEFRELQLNTFEAKYVTMFGMLVSCSFDKPAFISFVFTDFTKNDIVQNYLYDRYLVDYEAKLELNEGFKAIMYKNQFEGFDSGIEKIFAKRLSSLRNGRDENVSQYGIVCKMNVKVKIYNGKLNAILRDCVPVPRSQADRIASPSQCEHLASFYQRAFDRIGESAISRYFEDYRTFFPIQRNDSHLAGLKPAVANHRQEREPAELQTAPALNEYIPDLNADVSSFDVEFTDVFQLLNSLAHRRTRPQQTRKSNTLYSCEGRIIAIEYHPSDICFHITDGRDPHRALQLHITSSKNFAYFFNGSNTYLQGHHLEKTHNQLARFLGHPFKFNITSSFKSLPGTAMALQIWYPIECTFRELQQQLAHLMAAATSNSGSLVYGITATANPPQLLAALDGVTVKREEDNDDDAEAVPAS
- the DTD1 gene encoding D-tyrosyl-tRNA(Tyr) deacylase (similar to Saccharomyces cerevisiae DTD1 (YDL219W); ancestral locus Anc_2.59), whose amino-acid sequence is MKIVLQKVSQASVVVDTRVISSIQHGYMLLVGISTEDSMAEIDKLSKKVLNLRIFEDESMNMWKKNIKEANGEILSVSQFTLMARTKKGTKPDFHLAQKGHIAKELYEEFLKLLRNGLGEEKVKDGEFGAMMSCSLTNDGPVTIILDSD
- the SKDI04G0280 gene encoding uncharacterized protein (similar to Saccharomyces cerevisiae YDL218W; ancestral locus Anc_2.61), producing MKRVTGVFLTILRFLQFASSVLVMSLLAYAIHAYGNRGNKKTNFTLATGVISVFYLIALGILCLALPTLIYIGMYFCAELIMCMLWLAAFVVLAKAQGERSCGNTNAQGLYYNPYSGEYTADRHRRACNASQAAIAFSGLCFVLFLTSVILLGVNVLTPIRRRYKTQGMWKSGASMGTKLHRWSGLALSEPFEETAPYDNTNVRTGDVEAGAGDNTAYTSEPNADARYTTNDPNAQYQTSTTNTRYTTTTADPNARYATNDRNAGSANVANTAADQHTYSTDESGDRSYQEKLAEGAASGAMSGSTADPNRNINPMP
- the TIM22 gene encoding translocation channel protein TIM22 (similar to Saccharomyces cerevisiae TIM22 (YDL217C); ancestral locus Anc_2.65); amino-acid sequence: MVYTGFGLEQISPSQKKPYNELTPEEQGERGAEMIMNFMTSCPGKSVVSGVTGFALGGVLGLFMASMAYDTPLHTPTPANTATAATAAAGNVGVGGISRTVQQISDLPFRQQMKLQFTDMGKKSYSSAKNFGYIGMIYAGVECVIESLRAKNDIYNGVTAGFFTGAGLAYKAGPQAALMGGAGFAAFSAAIDLYMKSEDGRPPRNDFKE